One window of the Balaenoptera ricei isolate mBalRic1 chromosome X, mBalRic1.hap2, whole genome shotgun sequence genome contains the following:
- the WAS gene encoding actin nucleation-promoting factor WAS, which produces MSGGPSGGRPGGRGGPGVQQNIPSTLLQDHENQRLFEMLGRKCWTLATAVVQLYLALPRGAEHWTKEHCGAVCFVKDNPQKSYFIRLYGLQAGRLLWEQELYSQLVYSTPTPFFHTFAGDDCQAGLNFADEGEAQAFRTLVQEKIQKRNQRQGGDRRQLPPPPVPANEERRGGLPPLPPHPGGDQGGPAAGSLSLGLVTVDIQNPDITNSRYRGLPAPGPGPGDKKRSGKKKISKADIGAPSGFKHVSHVGWDPQNGFDVNNLDPDLRSLFSRAGISEAQLTDAETSKFIYDFIENQGGLEAVRKEMRRQEPLPPPPPPSRGGNQPPRPPAVGSNKGRPGPLPPVPSGGAPPPPTPRGPPPPGRGGPPPPPPPATGRSVPPPPPPPGAGGPPLPPPPPPPPPPPSSGDGPIAPPPPPSLGLVGGLAPGGGRGALLDQIRQGIQLNKTPGAPESSALQPPPQSSEGLVGALMHVMQKRSRAIHSSDEGEDQAGDDDEDDEWDD; this is translated from the exons ATGAGTGGGGGCCCTTCGGGAGGCAGGCCTGGGGGCCGTGGAGGACCAGGGGTTCAGCAGAACATAccctccaccctcctccaggACCATGAGAACCAGCGACTCTTTGAGATGCTCGGACGGAAATGCTGG ACGCTGGCCACCGCGGTTGTTCAGCTGTACCTGGCGCTGCCCCGTGGAGCCGAGCACTggaccaaggaacattgtggggCTGTGTGCTTCGTGAAGGATAACCCCCAGAAGTCTTACTTCATACGCCTTTACGGCCTTCAG GCTGGCCGGCTGCTCTGGGAACAGGAGCTGTACTCACAGCTGGTCtactccactcccaccccctttTTCCACACCTTCGCTGGAGAT GACTGCCAAGCGGGGCTGAACTTTGCAGACGAGGGTGAGGCCCAGGCCTTCCGGACCCTGGTGCAGGAGAAGATACAAAAACGAAATCAGAGGCAAGGTGGAG ACAGGCGCCAGCTCCCCCCTCCACCAGTACCAGCCAATGAAG agagaagaggagggctcccacccctgcccccacaccCAGGTGGAGACCAAGGGG GCCCAGCAGCTGGCTCACTGTCCCTGGGgctggtgacagtggacatccagAACCCAGACATCACGAATTCACGATACCGTGGGCTCCCTGCACCTGGGCCTGGTCCAGGTGATAAGAAAcgctcagggaagaaaaagatcaGCAAGGCTGATATTGGGGCACCCAGTGGATTCAA ACATGTCAGCCACGTGGGGTGGGACCCCCAGAATGGATTTGAC GTGAACAACCTGGACCCAGATCTGCGGAGCCTGTTCTCCAGGGCGGGAATCAGTGAGGCCCAGCTCACTGATGCAGAGACCTCCAAATTTATCTATGACTTCATTGAGAACCAGGGCGGGCTGGAGGCTGTGCGGAAGGAGATGAGGCGCCAGG AGCCGCTTCCACCGCCCCCACCGCCATCCCGAGGAGGGAACCAGCCCCCCCGGCCCCCAGCTGTGGGGAGTAACAAGGGTCGCCCTGGCCCACTACCCCCTGTACCTTCGGGAGGTGCTCCTCCCCCGCCAACTCCCCGGGGGCCCCCACCCCCGGGCCGAGGGGGCCCTCCGCCACCACCCCCTCCAGCCACTGGACGCTCTGTaccaccgccccctcccccccctgGAGCTGGGGGGCCGCCCCTGCCTCcgccaccaccgccaccaccgccaccacccaGCTCTGGGGACGGACCAAtcgctcccccaccccctccttctcTGGGGCTTGTGGGGGGCCTGGCCCCTGGTGGGGGTCGGGGGGCGCTTTTGGATCAAATCCGGCAGGGAATTCAGCTGAACAAG ACCCCTGGGGCCCCAGAGAGCTCAGCGCTGCAACCGCCACCTCAGAGCTCCGAGGGGCTGGTGGGGGCCCTGATGCACGTGATGCAGAAGAGAAGCAGAGCGATCCACTCCTCGG aCGAAGGGGAGGACCAGGCCGGCGATGACGATGAGGATGATGAATGGGACGACTGA